From the genome of Roseivivax sp. THAF197b:
CTGCCCGGTATCGACTTTCTCTTTGTGGACGATGGCAGCCGCGACGCGACGCTCGAGCGTCTGCAGGACATGGCGAAACGCGCACCGAGCCGCATCTCGGTGCTGGCGCTGCCCCGCAATGGCGGCAAGGCCGAGGCTGTCCGGCAGGGCCTGATCGAAGCCACGGCCCGCGGTGCTGCCATCACCGGCTACTGGGATGCCGATCTCGCCACGCCGCTCGATGCCATCGGTGACATGCTGCGGGTTCTGAACCGCCATGACCATGTCGAGGTCATCTTCGGTTCCCGCCGACCGCTGCTGGGTCACAAGATCGAGCGCGCCGACAATCGTCGCCTCGTCTCAAGGATCTGCAACGCACTGGCGCGTGTCGCGCTGCGCATGCCCATCGGCGACACGCAATGCGGCGCCAAGATGCTGCGCGCCACCCCGTCGCTGACTCGCGCGCTTGCCGCACCGTTCCAGGCCGGATGGCTGTTCGACATCGAGCTCTTCTCGCGGCTCGGCACGAACGGGACGACGCAGGCCGCCTTCTACGAAATGCCGCTGGCCGAATGGTACGAGATCCCCGGCTCCAAGGTCAGCGCCCGCGCGGTTCTGCGCGCCG
Proteins encoded in this window:
- a CDS encoding glycosyltransferase; protein product: MRIDPTLTAATAPSFSYSTGRTIIVVPCYNEAQRLDVGAFHAALEMLPGIDFLFVDDGSRDATLERLQDMAKRAPSRISVLALPRNGGKAEAVRQGLIEATARGAAITGYWDADLATPLDAIGDMLRVLNRHDHVEVIFGSRRPLLGHKIERADNRRLVSRICNALARVALRMPIGDTQCGAKMLRATPSLTRALAAPFQAGWLFDIELFSRLGTNGTTQAAFYEMPLAEWYEIPGSKVSARAVLRAGVQMLGLIAEIRIAPLAQRAAFL